A section of the Flavobacteriales bacterium genome encodes:
- a CDS encoding T9SS type A sorting domain-containing protein — MRLFTISLATLLAVGLHAQWPTDPNAPLVVCDDASNQTDLRLVADGVGGWYVLWRDNRLANDRYAVFGQRLDAQGNLLWEPEGRLIQEVTGRSINMIGVNRMSDNKLFLAYISGAGTSGADTVRAMAYDSEAVPAWSQPTLLAYPGPLPGGGTSGGNYYPRVVPVLNGVFVGWGANPIGAADYVHIARILNDGTNVMPEQGVEVASLNNSIVTGPWTMRHDLAGGLLLEERWGNGAGAPLRAMRVDSMGVELWPALLEVSANSPGLGYEWSTAVAPNARVNSVWGYGADLRMGIYDTTGVLFNTAASIPVCLQADVQENPFVVQSATGTTVFWADNRSSAGTGRQVFMQRFDATGTPLLATDGVLAMQCDGNLNGFPRAIAAEDSTHIVALFTSANLQGGTAGFRVGRITAGGTNLWSDTTRFCTPALGPNGGTDFGMTSDGDGGVMAVWFNGANDAIYAARLDRNGRMGDFTSVPELDRDELRVHPNPATDRITFTKDPSDRPAELRLFDTQGRLARTAISPDGSLDIHDLDSGPYLLQVRTKDGVRTARFIKNQLP, encoded by the coding sequence ATGCGCCTCTTCACGATCTCCCTCGCCACCCTCCTTGCCGTCGGTCTCCACGCCCAATGGCCCACGGACCCCAACGCCCCGTTGGTGGTCTGCGATGATGCCAGCAACCAGACCGACCTGCGGTTGGTGGCCGACGGCGTGGGCGGCTGGTACGTGCTCTGGCGCGACAACCGGCTGGCCAACGACCGGTACGCCGTCTTCGGACAGCGGCTCGATGCGCAGGGCAACCTGCTGTGGGAGCCCGAAGGCCGCCTCATTCAGGAGGTGACCGGCCGCAGCATCAACATGATCGGGGTGAACCGCATGAGCGACAACAAGCTCTTCCTGGCCTACATCAGCGGGGCCGGTACCAGTGGTGCCGACACCGTGCGTGCCATGGCGTACGACAGCGAGGCGGTGCCGGCCTGGTCCCAGCCCACCCTGCTCGCCTATCCGGGCCCCTTGCCCGGCGGCGGCACCTCCGGCGGCAACTACTACCCGCGGGTGGTGCCTGTGCTCAATGGCGTCTTCGTGGGCTGGGGGGCGAACCCCATCGGCGCCGCGGATTATGTGCATATCGCCCGGATCCTGAACGACGGCACCAATGTGATGCCGGAGCAGGGCGTGGAGGTGGCCAGCTTGAACAACTCCATTGTGACCGGGCCGTGGACCATGCGGCATGACCTTGCCGGCGGGCTGTTGTTGGAGGAACGCTGGGGGAACGGAGCGGGAGCGCCGCTTCGCGCCATGCGCGTGGACAGCATGGGCGTGGAGCTATGGCCCGCGCTGCTGGAGGTCAGCGCCAACAGCCCCGGATTGGGCTATGAATGGAGCACAGCCGTGGCCCCCAATGCGCGCGTCAACTCCGTGTGGGGATATGGGGCCGACCTGCGCATGGGCATCTATGATACCACCGGCGTGCTCTTCAACACCGCGGCGTCGATCCCGGTGTGCCTGCAGGCCGACGTGCAGGAGAACCCCTTTGTGGTGCAGTCGGCCACAGGGACCACGGTGTTCTGGGCGGACAACCGCAGTTCGGCGGGCACCGGCCGGCAGGTGTTCATGCAGCGCTTCGATGCCACCGGCACCCCGTTGCTGGCCACCGATGGCGTGCTGGCCATGCAGTGCGACGGCAACCTGAACGGCTTCCCCCGTGCGATCGCCGCGGAGGACAGCACCCACATCGTGGCCCTCTTCACCTCGGCGAACCTCCAGGGAGGAACGGCCGGGTTCCGGGTGGGGCGGATAACGGCCGGCGGCACCAACCTGTGGAGCGACACCACGCGCTTCTGCACGCCGGCGCTCGGCCCCAACGGCGGCACCGACTTCGGCATGACGAGCGACGGCGACGGCGGGGTGATGGCCGTGTGGTTCAACGGGGCCAACGATGCCATCTATGCGGCGCGTCTGGACCGCAACGGGCGCATGGGCGACTTCACGAGCGTGCCGGAGCTGGACCGCGACGAGCTGCGCGTGCATCCCAACCCGGCCACCGATCGCATCACCTTCACCAAGGACCCGTCCGATCGGCCTGCTGAGCTGCGGCTTTTCGACACCCAGGGTCGGCTCGCGCGAACGGCCATCTCCCCGGACGGCTCCCTGGACATCCATGACCTGGACAGTGGGCCCTACCTGCTGCAGGTCCGCACCAAGGACGGTGTGCGCACCGCCAGGTTCATCAAAAACCAACTGCCCTGA